The sequence CGCCCGCGGGCGCGGGCGGCATGTGGGTGCCACGGGAGCGGACGTCAGCGGGTGCTCGTGCGCTCCTCCGACGACGCCGTCACGAGCTCCTCGGGGACGGGCGCGACGGCTGCCGTCGCGTCCTCCTCCAGCCGCTGCTCCACGCCCGAGCGGCGGCCGAGCGGGATCTCCTTGAGGAACAGCACCGCGAGGAGCGAGACCAGGGCGACCGGCGTCGCCACCAGGAAGAGGTCCGCGATCGAGTCGCCGAACGACTGCTCGACGACCAGGCGGATCGGCCCCGGCAGCGTCGAGAGGTCGGGCAGCGTGCCGTCGCCGCCCATGGCGGAGGGGTCGATCCCCAGCTTGGCCAGGCCCGAGGCGATGAGGTCCGTCGACCGCGTCGACAGGATGGCGCCCAGGACCGAGACGCCGATCGCGCCACCCAGCGTGCGGAAGAACGCGACGGTCGCAGTGCCGGAGCCGACCTCGGACACGTGCAGCGTGTTCTGCACGGCCAGGACCAGGTTCTGCATCAGCATGCCCACGCCGGTGCCGAGCACCACCATGTAGAGGCTCACGAGCCAGAAGCTCGTGTCGTAGTGGATCGTGCCCATGAGCGCGAGGCCCACGGTGAGCAGCGTGGCGCCCGCGATCATGAACCGCTTGTAGCGGCCGGTGCGGGAGATGATCTGGCCGGTCACGGTCGAGGCGACGAAGACGCCGGCGATCATGGGGATGGTCATGAGGCCCGACTGCGTCGGCGTCTTGCCGCGGGCGAGCTGCATGTACTGGCTCAGGAACACCGAGGTGCCGAACATCGCGATGCCCACCGCGATGCTGGCGACCACCGAGAGCACGAGGGTGCGGTTGCGGAACAGGTGCAGCGGGATGATCGGCTCGTCGACGCGCGACTCGACCCACAGCGCGATCGCGAGCGCCACGACGGCGCCGCCCACCATCGCGGCCGTCTGCCACGAGCCCCAGGCGAACGAGTCGCCCGCGAAGGTGATCCACAGCAGCAGCAGCGCGATGCCGATCGACAGGAACGTGGCGCCCCAGTAGTCGATCCGCACGACGCGGCTCTTCAGCGGGGGCAGGTGCAGCGTGCGCTGCAGCACCACGATCGCGAAGATCGCGAACGGCACGCCGACGAAGAAGTTGGCGCGCC is a genomic window of Cellulomonas fulva containing:
- a CDS encoding MDR family MFS transporter produces the protein MTHREVLEALSGILLGMFVSILATSVVSSSLPRIITDLGGKQSAFTWVVTATLLTTTISTPIWGKLSDLVNRKLLIQLALTITVVSSALAGLSHNTEMLIGMRALQGIGAGGLTALGTVLIADIISPRERGRYMGIMGGVMGLSMVGGPLLGGVITDSSLTWRANFFVGVPFAIFAIVVLQRTLHLPPLKSRVVRIDYWGATFLSIGIALLLLWITFAGDSFAWGSWQTAAMVGGAVVALAIALWVESRVDEPIIPLHLFRNRTLVLSVVASIAVGIAMFGTSVFLSQYMQLARGKTPTQSGLMTIPMIAGVFVASTVTGQIISRTGRYKRFMIAGATLLTVGLALMGTIHYDTSFWLVSLYMVVLGTGVGMLMQNLVLAVQNTLHVSEVGSGTATVAFFRTLGGAIGVSVLGAILSTRSTDLIASGLAKLGIDPSAMGGDGTLPDLSTLPGPIRLVVEQSFGDSIADLFLVATPVALVSLLAVLFLKEIPLGRRSGVEQRLEEDATAAVAPVPEELVTASSEERTSTR